Proteins from one Bombus affinis isolate iyBomAffi1 chromosome 1, iyBomAffi1.2, whole genome shotgun sequence genomic window:
- the LOC126914972 gene encoding LOW QUALITY PROTEIN: chitinase-3-like protein 1 (The sequence of the model RefSeq protein was modified relative to this genomic sequence to represent the inferred CDS: inserted 2 bases in 1 codon) has product MLKALFLIAFMAYATAKNATDKKIVCYYGSWSAYRPGLGRFEPTDIDPTLCTHIIYTFIGISENGNIRILDKWMDLPNGRDGYGKFTRLRHLNPEVKTLIAIGGWNEGSSKYSKIFANPIKRARFIRSVITFLQMYDFDGFDVDWEYPNQRGGNPIDVQNYVTLLKELREEFDKHDYILSVAVSAAENLASKSYDIPQMAQYPHLINLMVYDLNGPWNSFAAINAPLYPSTQESGKQAMLNMHRSVEYWLEQGAPAEKLVIGIPAYGRSFTLANPSENGIGSATIGPGKAGRYTREDGMLGYNEICEYIQRGWTVQREPEQRVPYAFKGNQWVGYDDTISVEEKAKYVMSKGLGGIMLWSIETDDFNGVCGDKYPLLRTINKVLKGYIPPSASSXMVETKPPTLSSSDSAFTQEDYVRDPKDCSIFYYYRHVHNKYLVNTFHCISGIVFDKTFSGCNCRYEM; this is encoded by the exons ATGTTGAAGGCGCTGTTCCTGATTGCTTTTATGGCGTATGCCACTGCGAAGAACGCGACTGATA AGAAAATCGTTTGCTACTATGGTAGCTGGTCAGCTTATCGTCCTGGACTTGGAAGATTCGAACCAACCGACATAGATCCCACTCTGTGCACTCATATAATCTATACTTTCATTGGTATCTCTGAGAATGGTAACATCAGAATATTGGATAAGTGGATGGATCTACCAAACGGTAGAGATGGTTATGGAAAATTCACCAGACTTCGTCACCTGAATCCAGAAGTGAAAACTTTGATAGCGATAGGTGGTTGGAACGAAGGTTCCTCCAAGTATTCCAAGATTTTCGCGAATCCTATAAAACGCGCGCGATTCATCCGCAGCGTGATTACGTTTCTGCAGATGTACGATTTCGACGGTTTCGACGTCGACTGGGAATATCCGAACCAACGTGGCGGCAATCCAATCGACGTACAGAACTATGTCACGTTGTTGAAAGAGCTGAGAGAAGAATTCGACAAACACGATTACATTCTCAGCGTGGCGGTTAGTGCTGCTGAAAACTTAGCTTCTAAATCTTATGATATTCCACAAATGGCGCAATATCCTCACTTAATTAATTTGATGGTGTACGACTTGAATGGACCGTGGAACAGTTTCGCAGCGATTAACGCTCCTCTATATCCGTCCACGCAGGAATCTGGGAAACAAGCTATGCTCAACATG CATCGGTCTGTTGAATATTGGCTTGAACAAGGTGCACCAGCTGAGAAACTCGTTATTGGTATTCCTGCTTACGGTAGATCCTTCACCTTGGCGAATCCCTCGGAGAATGGCATAGGCTCTGCAACCATCGGTCCTGGAAAAGCTGGCCGTTATACGCGAGAAGATGGTATGCTTGGTTACAACGAGATCTGCGAATATATTCAACGAGGATGGACGGTGCAACGCGAACCTGAACAACGTGTACCTTATGCTTTCAAGGGTAACCAATGGGTTGGATACGATGATACTAT ATCTGTTGAAGAGAAGGCCAAGTACGTCATGTCTAAGGGACTTGGTGGTATCATGCTGTGGAGCATCGAAACCGATGACTTCAATGGTGTATGTGGCGATAAGTATCCGCTTCTACGCACCATAAATAAGGTGTTGAAAGGATATATTCCACCTTCTGCTTCATC CATGGTCGAAACTAAACCACCAACACTATCGTCATCGGATTCTGCATTCACGCAGGAAGACTATGTTCGAGATCCAAAAGATTGTTCAATATTTTACTATTATCGACACGTACACAACAAATATCTGGTAAATACATTTCATTGCATTTCTGGAATTGTATTTGATAAAACGTTCAGTGGTTGCAATTGTAGATATGAGATGTAG